In one Fibrobacter sp. UWR3 genomic region, the following are encoded:
- the ispH gene encoding 4-hydroxy-3-methylbut-2-enyl diphosphate reductase translates to MKKLVLATPRGFCAGVDRAIHVVEKAIEKFGTPIYVRHEIVHNKFVVDTLKEKGVVFVDEVDEVPEGSVVIFSAHGVAEHIYADAEKRGLKVLDASCPLVLKVHYSAKRHYAAGRHTILIGHAGHAEVEGTLGQLPEGAITLIQNEADVAKVAVPEGKELAYITQTTLSVAETRKIIDALKAKFPNIVGPNAGDLCYATGNRQAAVLDLCKQVDMLLVVGAKNSSNSTRLMELGLEQGIKSHLIAGVNDLDPSWFEGIESVGISSGASAPEILVQEVVDWLKARFSPLNTENLIKLLESTKFNLPKELQD, encoded by the coding sequence ATGAAAAAACTCGTACTTGCCACCCCGCGTGGGTTCTGTGCCGGCGTCGACCGTGCCATCCACGTGGTAGAAAAAGCCATCGAAAAGTTCGGTACCCCCATTTACGTGCGTCACGAGATCGTGCACAACAAGTTCGTGGTGGACACCCTCAAGGAGAAGGGCGTCGTGTTCGTCGACGAGGTCGACGAGGTACCGGAAGGCTCGGTCGTGATATTCTCCGCCCACGGGGTCGCAGAACACATCTACGCCGATGCCGAAAAGCGCGGGCTCAAGGTGCTCGACGCAAGCTGCCCGCTGGTGCTCAAGGTGCACTACAGCGCCAAGAGGCACTACGCCGCGGGCCGCCACACCATCCTTATCGGGCATGCGGGACACGCCGAAGTGGAAGGCACGCTGGGGCAACTCCCCGAAGGCGCCATCACGCTCATCCAGAACGAGGCTGACGTCGCGAAGGTCGCCGTACCCGAAGGCAAGGAACTCGCCTACATTACCCAGACGACGCTCTCCGTGGCCGAGACCCGCAAGATTATCGACGCCCTCAAGGCGAAATTCCCGAACATCGTCGGCCCGAATGCGGGCGACCTGTGCTACGCGACAGGCAACCGGCAGGCGGCGGTTCTCGACCTCTGCAAGCAGGTCGACATGCTCCTCGTGGTGGGGGCGAAAAACTCCTCGAATTCCACCCGACTCATGGAACTGGGGCTGGAGCAGGGCATCAAGAGCCACCTGATCGCCGGCGTGAACGACCTCGACCCCTCCTGGTTCGAGGGCATCGAGTCCGTGGGCATTTCGAGCGGGGCGAGCGCACCCGAAATCCTGGTCCAGGAGGTGGTGGACTGGCTAAAAGCCCGTTTTAGCCCTCTAAATACCGAAAATTTGATAAAATTGCTGGAATCGACCAAGTTTAACCTGCCCAAAGAGCTGCAGGATTAA
- a CDS encoding glycosyltransferase N-terminal domain-containing protein: MFNAIDFARFAIGTAAKAVAKVPAVNTRFHIGDRLNGPWPEGPFLWMHGASLGECKMLLNLAKFLQEDIANLPWILITTQKVEVVEFLQESGGQIEAAIAPADTQTAMKAFVKKVKPVALVLAENELWPGYISTMRTLSVKPSVAIVSGRYRSSFPGIDFSPVGFASMQTGGDLSRFMNVASKANIANTMIGGDWKILPWVRAGKDIARNENPTIDTVFVSMHMAEWASLSRMIVSSIKRQESVVLIPRRLTEVEAFRKALLEQELLVVDWPLVQKGTVSIVTHFGLTKDVFSKARTAIVGGSFSRGIGVHDFWEPLQMGVATCIGPFATGQKENVAALVREGVLTQLMSTAGYARRNLPDPKLVSTFLTHEKAKIQDSYRQFVEYIRSIIPQGAV; this comes from the coding sequence ATGTTTAACGCGATTGATTTTGCACGATTCGCCATTGGCACTGCCGCCAAGGCAGTCGCTAAGGTCCCTGCCGTAAATACACGGTTCCATATCGGCGACCGCCTGAACGGACCCTGGCCCGAAGGCCCATTCCTGTGGATGCACGGGGCAAGCCTCGGGGAATGCAAGATGCTCCTGAACCTCGCGAAGTTCCTGCAAGAGGACATCGCGAACCTGCCCTGGATTCTCATCACCACGCAAAAGGTGGAGGTGGTCGAGTTCCTGCAGGAATCGGGCGGGCAAATCGAGGCGGCCATCGCACCCGCCGACACGCAGACCGCCATGAAGGCCTTCGTGAAGAAGGTCAAGCCCGTCGCGCTCGTGCTCGCCGAAAACGAGCTCTGGCCAGGCTACATCTCGACAATGCGCACGCTTAGCGTAAAGCCCTCCGTCGCCATAGTCTCGGGCCGCTACCGCAGTTCGTTCCCGGGCATAGACTTTTCGCCCGTCGGGTTTGCCAGCATGCAGACCGGCGGCGACCTCTCGCGGTTCATGAACGTCGCCTCCAAGGCCAACATCGCGAACACCATGATTGGCGGCGACTGGAAGATTCTCCCCTGGGTGCGTGCGGGCAAGGATATCGCGCGCAACGAGAACCCGACCATCGATACCGTATTCGTGTCGATGCACATGGCCGAATGGGCAAGCCTGAGCCGCATGATAGTCTCTTCCATCAAGCGGCAAGAATCCGTAGTGCTCATCCCGCGCAGGCTCACCGAGGTCGAGGCATTCCGCAAGGCGCTCCTCGAGCAGGAACTCCTGGTCGTGGACTGGCCGCTCGTGCAGAAGGGAACGGTCTCGATAGTGACTCACTTCGGGCTCACCAAGGACGTGTTCAGCAAGGCCCGCACTGCAATCGTGGGCGGCTCGTTCAGCCGCGGGATAGGCGTGCACGACTTCTGGGAACCCCTGCAGATGGGCGTTGCCACCTGCATCGGGCCGTTCGCTACCGGGCAAAAGGAAAACGTCGCGGCACTCGTACGCGAAGGCGTGCTGACGCAGCTCATGTCCACCGCCGGGTACGCGAGGCGGAACCTTCCCGACCCGAAACTCGTGAGCACGTTCCTCACCCACGAGAAGGCGAAAATCCAGGATTCCTACCGCCAGTTTGTCGAATACATCCGCAGTATAATTCCGCAGGGAGCGGTCTAA
- a CDS encoding isoprenylcysteine carboxylmethyltransferase family protein, producing the protein MRKASEILYRFRGYILALGAVALLACPAAPFPHVSLDALALKGGGTTCIPYIGTLLFYILGIALRIRARQFIGQHTRGSTHEAAVLVTTGPYAHMRHPLYTSNTYIALGAIFFHLGVSGLFHIFIIAIAFFEYALARAEDRFLEEKFGDTWRAWAQRTPMSSANIEALFCRNSGGSPARTVLQAFRADASTWFWFVFFNLIMVLLKIYTA; encoded by the coding sequence GTGCGAAAGGCTAGCGAAATTCTCTACCGCTTCCGCGGCTATATCCTCGCGCTGGGCGCCGTGGCGCTCCTCGCCTGCCCCGCAGCGCCCTTCCCGCATGTATCTTTGGATGCCCTTGCCCTAAAGGGCGGCGGCACGACATGCATACCCTACATCGGCACGCTTCTCTTTTACATTCTGGGCATCGCGCTCCGCATCAGGGCCCGCCAGTTTATAGGCCAGCACACGCGCGGCTCCACGCACGAGGCCGCCGTACTCGTTACCACAGGGCCCTACGCCCACATGCGCCACCCGCTGTACACGTCGAACACCTACATCGCGCTGGGCGCAATCTTTTTCCATCTCGGCGTGAGCGGGCTCTTCCACATCTTCATTATAGCGATTGCCTTCTTCGAATACGCGCTCGCCCGCGCCGAAGACCGCTTCCTTGAAGAAAAGTTCGGCGACACCTGGCGCGCCTGGGCCCAAAGAACGCCGATGAGTTCCGCGAATATCGAGGCGCTTTTCTGCCGCAACTCCGGCGGCAGCCCCGCGCGCACCGTTTTACAGGCCTTCCGCGCCGATGCCTCCACGTGGTTCTGGTTCGTATTTTTTAATTTGATAATGGTTCTACTCAAAATCTACACGGCCTGA
- a CDS encoding ABC transporter ATP-binding protein, whose protein sequence is MNIKKRLKKSLLRGILRYLPLAFMASLADAGLLWGIRSFMGLLEGSSPFTLWEWAGLMALLAALRLVFMFAKARNSETFLFNTGKNVTEWFLGRIRMLSPRLFHDGSGDSKVEAAYEATLSLQSNAGAYFQLVQALLQLAIFLPVLLYISWPLTLFLFAAVVPFVAWMQRRLHALGPQEESLLYARSNFRLSLNTARRLYRNWSGNAEIEHLAREVSEEAGTLNRKGLDASIRKNALSIAMETLSVVAMVAVLAFCAMLIARGWMDGTGLVLFCSALLLCYKPVKECARAVPQFRAAASACDMLEEFEGLPMRAADRSNQDLNGAAKDAGDACGLEAGSRLPRLSEARNDDCIVIAHGNFTYEGSDTPVYRDFGITLSREKPVLLRGQNGIGKSTLLRLLAGLEEWEAATRDTPAQSLPEGTAQPANVFFIPQDLELPPRRLLIEQLNRVKSAGSSAPEKSPKSAGTFNPAISNSPAINDDPATNIPKSDLLASFARTAGTDRLLEKQGLSGGERSRIALLWALASDSPTVLLDEPMAAIALDDRERILLAFLDTAAALGKWVIMASHDPFSATTQSRFNVVEMERAKG, encoded by the coding sequence GTGAACATCAAAAAAAGGCTAAAAAAGTCCCTTTTGCGCGGGATTTTGCGGTATTTGCCGCTCGCTTTCATGGCAAGCCTCGCCGACGCGGGGCTCCTGTGGGGCATCCGCTCGTTCATGGGGCTGCTCGAGGGCAGTTCGCCGTTTACCCTCTGGGAATGGGCAGGACTGATGGCCCTCCTCGCAGCGCTCCGCCTGGTGTTCATGTTCGCGAAGGCCCGCAATTCCGAGACATTCCTGTTCAATACCGGGAAAAACGTCACCGAGTGGTTCCTTGGGCGCATCCGCATGCTTTCGCCCCGGCTTTTCCACGACGGTTCGGGCGATTCGAAGGTCGAGGCCGCCTACGAGGCGACGCTCTCGCTCCAGAGCAACGCCGGGGCGTATTTCCAGCTGGTGCAGGCGCTTTTGCAACTCGCCATCTTCTTGCCGGTGCTCCTGTACATCTCGTGGCCGCTCACGCTGTTCCTGTTTGCGGCGGTGGTGCCGTTTGTCGCCTGGATGCAGCGCAGGCTCCACGCGCTCGGCCCGCAAGAAGAATCGCTCCTGTACGCGCGGTCGAACTTTAGGCTTTCGCTGAATACCGCCCGCAGGCTCTACCGCAACTGGAGCGGCAATGCCGAAATCGAGCACCTTGCCCGCGAGGTTTCGGAAGAGGCTGGCACGCTCAACCGCAAGGGGCTAGATGCGAGCATCCGCAAGAACGCGCTTTCCATCGCGATGGAGACGCTCTCGGTGGTGGCGATGGTCGCGGTTCTCGCATTCTGCGCGATGCTTATCGCCCGCGGGTGGATGGACGGCACGGGGCTCGTGCTGTTCTGCTCGGCGCTGTTGCTCTGCTACAAGCCGGTGAAGGAATGCGCCCGCGCCGTGCCGCAGTTCCGGGCCGCCGCGAGCGCCTGCGACATGCTGGAGGAATTCGAGGGGTTGCCGATGCGGGCGGCGGACCGTTCTAATCAGGATTTAAACGGCGCCGCTAAGGATGCCGGCGACGCATGCGGTCTGGAGGCGGGTTCGAGATTGCCACGCCTCTCCGAGGCTCGCAATGACGACTGCATTGTAATCGCGCACGGGAACTTTACCTACGAGGGGAGCGATACGCCGGTCTATCGCGATTTCGGGATTACTTTGTCCAGAGAAAAGCCCGTACTCTTGCGCGGGCAGAACGGCATCGGAAAATCGACCCTGTTGCGCCTGCTTGCGGGCCTCGAGGAGTGGGAGGCCGCGACCCGCGATACACCCGCGCAGTCACTGCCCGAAGGAACAGCCCAGCCCGCAAACGTGTTCTTTATCCCGCAAGACCTGGAACTCCCGCCCCGCCGCCTGCTTATAGAACAACTTAACAGAGTGAAATCCGCGGGCAGCTCGGCACCCGAAAAAAGCCCGAAATCCGCGGGCACGTTCAACCCCGCGATAAGCAACAGCCCCGCGATAAACGACGACCCCGCGACAAACATCCCGAAATCAGACCTTCTCGCAAGCTTCGCGCGAACCGCCGGTACCGACCGCCTGCTCGAAAAGCAGGGCCTTTCGGGCGGGGAACGCTCCCGCATCGCCCTCCTGTGGGCACTCGCAAGCGACTCGCCCACCGTCCTCCTCGACGAACCGATGGCCGCCATCGCGCTCGACGACCGCGAACGCATTCTCCTCGCATTCCTCGATACCGCAGCCGCCCTCGGCAAGTGGGTCATCATGGCGAGTCACGACCCGTTCAGCGCTACGACGCAGTCCCGCTTCAACGTAGTGGAGATGGAACGTGCGAAAGGCTAG
- a CDS encoding type II toxin-antitoxin system Phd/YefM family antitoxin has protein sequence MPNIRPISDLRNNFTSVAETVHKYDEPMYLTKNGVGDMVVMSIECYEKQMAQLELYSKLAEAISEVERGAECADAEKFLKDLMNG, from the coding sequence GTGCCGAATATTCGACCGATTTCAGACTTGCGCAACAACTTTACGAGCGTCGCAGAAACCGTACACAAGTACGACGAGCCCATGTATCTGACCAAGAACGGTGTGGGCGACATGGTTGTGATGTCCATCGAGTGCTACGAAAAGCAGATGGCTCAATTGGAACTCTATTCGAAACTTGCCGAGGCTATTTCCGAAGTGGAACGTGGTGCGGAATGCGCTGATGCGGAAAAATTCCTGAAGGACTTGATGAATGGCTAA
- a CDS encoding type II toxin-antitoxin system RelE/ParE family toxin, translated as MAKKYEVVVTPSAQRDLTEIKSYFTNILKTASNSVFEKFIEQVRLLKAHPFTYPVHQDSLLKLVGYRVIPIDNYLMFYVVRDNTVQIHRVLYAKRNYTQLLGIGENASCD; from the coding sequence ATGGCTAAAAAGTACGAAGTCGTCGTCACGCCTTCGGCACAAAGAGACCTGACCGAGATCAAGTCTTATTTTACGAACATTCTAAAAACGGCTTCAAATTCCGTTTTTGAGAAATTCATTGAGCAGGTCAGGCTGTTGAAGGCGCATCCGTTCACGTATCCCGTCCATCAAGATTCGTTATTGAAACTCGTTGGCTACAGGGTCATTCCCATTGACAACTATCTGATGTTCTATGTGGTTAGGGACAATACGGTCCAAATACACCGCGTACTCTACGCCAAGCGTAATTACACTCAACTATTGGGCATAGGCGAAAATGCTTCATGTGACTGA
- a CDS encoding DUF2442 domain-containing protein: MLHVTDAKYIGDYKISVEFNDGCRFVADFEGVIKSDHRPIVQQLADINTFKDFTLQTHTITWPNGVDFAPEFIKSLLKF; encoded by the coding sequence ATGCTTCATGTGACTGACGCGAAATATATTGGCGACTACAAGATATCCGTCGAATTCAACGACGGATGCCGTTTTGTCGCTGATTTTGAAGGCGTCATCAAGTCGGACCACCGACCCATCGTGCAGCAACTTGCAGATATCAATACCTTTAAGGATTTCACGCTGCAAACGCACACAATCACATGGCCGAACGGAGTCGATTTCGCCCCGGAATTCATCAAGAGCCTTCTGAAGTTTTAA
- a CDS encoding biotin attachment protein: protein MKKIKFQDTSFRDGFQSIFGARVFAKDFMPAVEAACKAGITHFEAGGGARFQALYQNCGEDAFDMMDEFRRVVGPNVRLQTLARGINVVALAPQPRDMIKLHADMFKKHGMTRIRNFDALNDVNNLIYSGKCITDAGLEHEVVVTMMELPPGCDLNAAHNPEFYERILRNILDAGVPFASVCFKDASGTTNPTKVYETFKRARKLLGDKVELRIHSHDTCGTGVAQYKAAIEGGADGVDLGRKPLSGGTAQPDLFSMFHALKGTEYKLALGEDSIVDDHIPELMEANNVAVECLKDYNFPPEARQITTDVIFSPMPGGALTANTLMMRETKTFHLFPKVIENMSECVRRGGFASSVTPVSQFYFQQAYMNTLNQAAGRGTWFKMTEGYGKMLLGYQGKTPCEPDPELVKIAADQFNMKPFKEAYPGIQCAEEILPPGIPAAKKLLEENGLPVTDETIFITGCLQTKAGNKGIEFLKGNRHIGVPKKDPNAAPAVDTKNMKAGATSTYRIALGNQSWDVQVSTLK, encoded by the coding sequence ATGAAAAAGATCAAGTTCCAGGATACCTCGTTCCGCGATGGTTTCCAGTCTATTTTCGGTGCCCGTGTCTTCGCGAAGGACTTCATGCCCGCCGTCGAAGCTGCCTGCAAGGCCGGCATCACCCACTTTGAAGCTGGTGGTGGCGCCCGTTTCCAGGCCCTTTACCAGAACTGCGGCGAAGACGCCTTCGACATGATGGACGAATTCCGTCGCGTCGTGGGCCCGAACGTCCGCCTGCAGACCCTCGCCCGCGGTATCAACGTGGTGGCCCTCGCTCCGCAGCCGCGCGACATGATCAAGCTCCATGCCGACATGTTCAAGAAGCACGGCATGACTCGTATTCGTAACTTCGACGCCCTCAACGACGTGAATAACCTCATCTACTCCGGCAAGTGCATCACTGACGCCGGTCTGGAACACGAAGTCGTCGTGACCATGATGGAACTGCCTCCGGGATGCGACCTCAACGCCGCCCACAACCCGGAATTCTACGAACGCATCCTCCGCAACATCCTGGACGCGGGCGTTCCGTTCGCTTCCGTCTGCTTCAAGGACGCTTCCGGTACCACGAACCCGACCAAGGTGTACGAGACCTTCAAGCGCGCCCGCAAGCTCCTCGGTGACAAGGTGGAACTCCGCATCCACAGCCATGACACCTGCGGTACCGGTGTGGCCCAGTACAAGGCCGCTATCGAAGGTGGCGCCGATGGCGTCGACCTCGGCCGCAAGCCGCTCTCTGGCGGTACGGCTCAGCCCGACCTGTTCTCCATGTTCCACGCCCTCAAGGGTACGGAATACAAGCTCGCCCTCGGTGAAGACAGCATCGTCGACGATCACATTCCGGAACTCATGGAAGCGAACAACGTCGCCGTTGAATGCCTCAAGGACTACAACTTCCCGCCTGAAGCACGCCAGATTACGACCGACGTGATCTTCAGCCCCATGCCGGGTGGCGCTCTTACCGCCAACACCCTCATGATGCGCGAAACCAAGACGTTCCACCTGTTCCCGAAGGTTATCGAGAACATGAGTGAATGCGTCCGCCGCGGTGGCTTTGCTTCTTCCGTGACGCCGGTTTCCCAGTTCTACTTCCAGCAGGCCTACATGAACACCCTGAACCAGGCCGCAGGCCGCGGTACTTGGTTCAAGATGACGGAAGGCTACGGCAAGATGCTCCTCGGCTACCAGGGCAAGACCCCGTGCGAACCGGATCCGGAGCTCGTGAAGATTGCTGCCGACCAGTTCAACATGAAGCCGTTCAAGGAAGCCTACCCGGGCATCCAGTGCGCAGAAGAAATCTTGCCGCCGGGCATCCCCGCCGCCAAGAAACTCCTGGAAGAAAATGGTCTGCCGGTTACCGACGAGACCATCTTCATCACGGGCTGCCTCCAGACGAAGGCCGGCAACAAGGGTATCGAGTTCCTCAAGGGCAACCGCCACATTGGCGTGCCGAAGAAGGACCCGAACGCCGCTCCGGCAGTGGACACCAAGAACATGAAGGCCGGTGCAACGAGCACCTACCGCATTGCCCTTGGCAACCAGAGCTGGGACGTGCAGGTCAGCACCCTCAAGTAA